In the genome of Arthrobacter sp. PAMC25284, the window ACGATCGCAGTGACCGCAACAGCAGCTTCCGCGACCGCAACGACCGCCGTCGCGGACGCGTCCAGGGACCGGACTTCGACGACGTCGAGGTCACCGATGACGACGTGCTGCTGCCCGTCGCCGGCATCCTGGACGTGCTGGAAAACTACGCGTTCATCCGCACCTCCGGCTACTTGCCGGGCCCGAATGACGTTTATGTCTCCCTCGCCCAGGTCAAGAAATACAACCTGCGCAAGGGCGACGCCGTCGTCGGTGCCATCCGCGCACCACGCGAAGGCGAGGCCCAGCAGGGGAATCAGCAGCAGACCGCACGCCAGAAGTTCAACGCACTGGTCCGTGTCACCTCGGTCAACGGCAAAACCCCTGAGGAGCTCAAGGACCGGGTCGAATTCGCGAAACTCGTTCCGCTGTACCCCTCCGAGCGCCTGCGCCTCGAGACGGACCCCAAGAAGATCGGCCCCCGCGTCATCGACCTGGTTGCCCCGATCGGCAAGGGCCAGCGCGGCCTGATCGTTTCGCCGCCCAAGGCCGGCAAGACGCTCATCCTGCAGTCCATCGCGAACGCCATCACCACCAACAACCCTGAGGTTCACCTCATGATGGTGCTCGTTGACGAACGTCCCGAAGAAGTCACGGACATGCAGCGCACCGTCAAGGGCGAGGTCATTGCCTCAACCTTCGACCGTCCCGCCGACGACCACACCACGGTGGCCGAACTGTCCATCGAGCGCGCCAAGCGTCTCGTGGAAATGGGTATGGACGTTGTGGTGCTCCTGGACTCCATGACCCGTCTGGGACGCGCGTACAACCTGGCCGCACCCGCTTCGGGCCGTATCCTCTCCGGTGGCGTCGACTCCGCGGCCCTGTACCCGCCGAAGCGGTTCTTCGGTGCTGCCCGCAACATCGAAAACGGCGGCTCGCTGACCATTCTGGCGACGGCTCTTGTCGAGACCGGCTCCAAGATGGACGAGGTCATTTTCGAAGAGTTCAAGGGCACCGGCAACATGGAACTGCGCCTGTCACGCCAGCTCGCGGACAAGCGCATCTTCCCGGCTGTGGACGTCAACGCGTCCGGTACCCGCCGTGAGGAAAACCTGCTGTCGCCCGAGGAAGTCAAGATCATGTGGAAGCTGCGCCGCGTCCTGTCCGGACTCGAAACGCAGCAGAGCCTTGAACTGCTGACAAACAAGATCCGGGAGACCCAGAGCAACGTCGAGTTCCTGATGCAGGTGCAGAAGACGACGCTGGGTGCGAAGTCCGATAACGACAAATAGCGTCGCGTAACCGCTCGAAAATTGGCGGCCCCGCCCCTACGCCGGGTGGCAGACGATCTGCGATCGTCAGCCACCCGGCTTCGGCAGGCCCGAAGCCACTCCCAGGCCGCCAATTTTTCGAGCGGTTGTTGGTTTAATCGAACGTGCCGCCGTAACTAGACTTGTAAAAGTCGAAAGAGGTTTGAAATGTTTGAGTCCGTACAGGGCCTGCTGGATGAGCACAACGCGATCCAGGCCCAGCTTGGGGATCCTGCTGTTTACGCCGACCAGCGGCTGGCCCGGAAACTGGGGCGCCGTTCAGCTGAACTGAACGGCATCGTCGAGGCGTACCACA includes:
- the rho gene encoding transcription termination factor Rho, producing MTETTELSSAVDTSSAAGSSTEAPVKSSGLAGLKLAQLQALASQLGISGGSRMRKGDLVSAISAHRAGTPVSKAPARSAAKTAENGAAPAAAAPAAAEAEAPVTENPRTRTRGRSRRAGSDGIITAAAAEVPAAAQESAPAVEAAPEAAPAETSERRQPRTRNRRRGEAATQSGQGSETTEAPAEQPAGEQRTEQRGEQRTELRTEQRTEQTTEQRGEQRQQEKRSEQGSDDGQRRENTRTRGGRDSADTRDNSRDNDDNDGGSRRNRRNRRDRNDRSGGQDNRDNARNDRSDRNSSFRDRNDRRRGRVQGPDFDDVEVTDDDVLLPVAGILDVLENYAFIRTSGYLPGPNDVYVSLAQVKKYNLRKGDAVVGAIRAPREGEAQQGNQQQTARQKFNALVRVTSVNGKTPEELKDRVEFAKLVPLYPSERLRLETDPKKIGPRVIDLVAPIGKGQRGLIVSPPKAGKTLILQSIANAITTNNPEVHLMMVLVDERPEEVTDMQRTVKGEVIASTFDRPADDHTTVAELSIERAKRLVEMGMDVVVLLDSMTRLGRAYNLAAPASGRILSGGVDSAALYPPKRFFGAARNIENGGSLTILATALVETGSKMDEVIFEEFKGTGNMELRLSRQLADKRIFPAVDVNASGTRREENLLSPEEVKIMWKLRRVLSGLETQQSLELLTNKIRETQSNVEFLMQVQKTTLGAKSDNDK